The nucleotide sequence TCTATTCTTTTTTCATATTTCTCTCCTTGAAAAATGCGTTTAACAAAAATTCCAGGAATATGAATTTGGTTAGGATCTAAAGTTCCCACTGGAACAAGTTCCTCAACCTCAGCCACAGTTATTTTTGCAGCTCCACACATATTTGGGTTAAAATTTCTTGCAGTTCCTTTAAAAATCAAGTTCCCAGCTTCATCTCCTTTCCACGCTTTTACGAAAGCAAAATCAGCTTTAAAAGCATGCTCAAGAACATACATTTTCCCATCAAATTCTCTAGTTTCTTTACCTTCCGCTACCTCAGTACCATATCCTGCTGGAGTATAAATAGCAGGGAATCCAGCTTTTGCAGCTCTACATCGTTCTGCTAAAGTCCCTTGTGGTATTAATTCTACGTCTAGTTCACCGCTTAACATTTGACGTTCAAACTCATCATTTTCACCAACGTAAGAAGAAATCATTTTTTTTATTTGATGTTTTTGGAGCAATAATCCTAATCCAAAATCATCTACACCTGCATTATTTGAAATACAGGTAACTCCTTTAACTCCTAATTTCACTAATTGAGCAATGGCATTTTCAGGGATTCCTGATAAGCCAAAACCTCCAAGCATCAAAGTCATATTGTCTTTTACACCTTCTAGTGCTTGAGCTACATTATCTACCTTTTTATTAATCATTTTTACAAATCTAATTATGACAGAAATTTACAAAATAAAAAAGCCATTCTAAAAAGAATGGCTTTTTTATTTACTTCATATAATGTTTTATAAAAAATCTATTTCAGGATCATCGAGCTTGCCTTTCTTAGAAAGCTTTGAATTCTCTTTATATTCATCACAATCAAGAATAATAGATAACTCATCTGGTTTTTCAAAAGGTTCTTTAGAGACATTTAATGTTTCATCTGCATAACAACTTTTCATATACAAAGCCCAAATGGGTAATGCCATAGCTGCTCCTTGCCCATAAGTAATACTAGAAAAATGTGCAGCGCGATCTTCAGCCCCAACCCAAACACCTGTAACTAAATTTGGCACCATTCCCATAAACCATCCATCACTTTGATTTTGTGTGGTTCCAGTTTTACCAGCAATTGGGTTATCAAACTCATAAGGATAGCCTGTAATAATTTCTTTATATGATGGGTCTGATCCGTAGGTATGTCGTAGCCTTGTTCCTGATCCTCCCTGAGTAACGCCTTCTAATAGATTTACTGTTACATACGCCACTTCTTCACTTAAGACATCTCTAGTTTCTGGCGTAAATTGAAATAATACCGTTCCATTTTTATCCTCTATTCTTGTCAACACTACAGGCTTTGTATAAACCCCTTTGTTTGCAAACGCAGAATATGCGGCTACCATTTCATACACACTTAAATCTGGTGTTCCAAGCGCAATGGAAGGCACTGGTAAAATCTCTTGCTCTATACCTAAACTTTTTGCTAAATCTACAACTGGTTGCGGTCCAATATCGTTCATT is from Pontimicrobium sp. SW4 and encodes:
- a CDS encoding CoA transferase subunit A, whose protein sequence is MINKKVDNVAQALEGVKDNMTLMLGGFGLSGIPENAIAQLVKLGVKGVTCISNNAGVDDFGLGLLLQKHQIKKMISSYVGENDEFERQMLSGELDVELIPQGTLAERCRAAKAGFPAIYTPAGYGTEVAEGKETREFDGKMYVLEHAFKADFAFVKAWKGDEAGNLIFKGTARNFNPNMCGAAKITVAEVEELVPVGTLDPNQIHIPGIFVKRIFQGEKYEKRIEQRTVRQRN